Proteins encoded within one genomic window of Siniperca chuatsi isolate FFG_IHB_CAS linkage group LG4, ASM2008510v1, whole genome shotgun sequence:
- the lg4h12orf73 gene encoding protein BRAWNIN gives MPAGVSWPRYLRMFGASIVAMFAGAQVVHQYYLPDLSIPEIPPKPGELQTELLGYKAREEAVAAMQQLKAEQKVD, from the exons ATGCCAGCCGGTGTGTCTTGGCCTCGGTACCTGAGGATGTTTGGTGCCAGTATAGTGGCCATGTTCGCAGGGGCACAGGTCGTCCACCAGTACTACCTACCTGATCTG aGTATACCAGAGATCCCACCAAAGCCGGGGGAGCTTCAGACAGAACTCCTGGGCTACAAAGCCAGAGAAGAAGCGGTAGCTGCGATGCAGCAGCTTAAAGCAGAACAAAAGGTGGACTGA